GCAGATCACCGTCGACACGCCGACCAGCGAGCCGAAGACCTACGACGTCGACTTCAGCAACAACCCCGACGCGCTCAAGGCCCTGACCGGCCAGAACGGCGGCGCGGCGCTGGCGGGCGCGCTGGCCGGCGCGACCCCGGTGTCCGGGAGCACTCCGACGCCCGGCGGTGGCACGCCCGGTGGCCCGGGTGTCGGCGTCACGGCCGGCGGCGGCGAGGGTGGCGCGATCCCGGTCGAGGCGGGCGCGGACGGCAAGGCGCTCATCGAGTTGGACGGCCTGGCGATCACCGCCGAGGTCGACCCGCTGACCGGCGAGATCAACCTGACCGTGGACAACGGCGACGGCACGCCCGAGGAGTACGGCGTCGAGTTCGGCGAGGACAAGCCGGACGACGGCAAGGCGGGCATCCCGACCATCCCCGACGACGTGACGACCCTGCCCGCCGACGTGACGCCGGGTCAGCCGGACGTGCGGGCGATGCCGTTCGAGGGCGGTGCGGAGACGCTCATCGGGCAGGAATCCGGTGCCGCGGTGGGCGCCGCGATGGGTGGCCCGGTCGGCGAGCCGTTGATCGCGTCCCCGGAGACCGGCTTCGGCGGCGGGTTCGGGCAGGAGGGTGGCTTCAGCGGTGGCCCGACGGCTCCGGACCCCGGGTTCGGCGGGTTCGGCGAGGGTGGCTTCAGCGGCGGTCCGACGGCTCCGGACCCCGGGTTCGGCGGTTTCGGCCAGGAGGGCGGCTTCAGCGGTGCGCCGACCGCTCCGGACCCCGGCTTCGGCGGCGGGTTCGGGCCGGGTGGCGGCGCGGAGCCGTTGATCGGGCAGCCGACGCCGGCGGTCGGGTTCACCGACCCGGCGGGTGTGGCGGCCGACCCCGGCTTCGCGCCGGGCCAGGGCGGGCCGGGCCAGGGTGGTCCCGCCGGCGGTCCGATCGGTGCTCCGATCGGTGGTCCCGGTGGCGGGTTCGCGCCGGGCGGTCCTGGTGGCGGGTTCGCGCCGGGCGGTCCCGGTGGTGGCTTCGGTCCTGGTGGCGGGTTCGCGCCCGGCGGTGGTCCGGAGTTCGGCCAGGGCGGCGGCTACGGCCAGGGCGGCGGCGGCTTCGGCGGTGGCGGTCCGCAGTTCGGCCACCACGAGCCGGGGTTCGTCGCGCACGACACCAGCGGCACGACCACGACGTCCGGTGCGTCGGTGTTCGGCGCCGGCGGCGGGCCGACCGGGTTCGGCGGTGCGGACTCCGTGTGGGGCGCGCCGGCGTCGGACAACACGTGGAACAGCCCGTCCGGGAGCGCCGACCAGGGTCTGGCGTCCAGCATGAACACCTCCGAGGCGGGTCAGGCGGGTTCGGCGTCGCTGCCGTCCATGACCGACTCGCACGGCCAGCAGTCCGGGTCGCCGATGGCCGGCGGCATGATGGGCGGCGGGATGCCGATGGGCGGCGGCATGGCGGGCGGCGGTCAGCAGGGCGGTGGCGACACCGAGCGCAGCCCCGGCCAGTGGCGCACCACCGGCTCGCTGTTCGACGACGACGCGAGCCTCAGCCGCGTCCAGGGTGTGCTGGGTGAGGAGGGTCGATGAGCGCGTCCGCTGAGCGCCTCGCCGCGGCGCTGAGCCGCATGGACCAGATCGACCGGGAGGCCGCCGACCGCCGTGAGCTGCGGGAACGGCACGCCCGGGAGGCGCGGGACAAGGCGGGTGACGCCTTCTCCAAGCAGGCGTCGATCGCGGAGAAGACGATCGAGCGCATCCAGGAGGCGGGCAAGGCCCAGAAGGCGGCCGGCGGTTGGGGCACGACCGCGGCGACCCAGAAGAAGGGCGGCGAGTTCCAGTTCGGCACGGAGGACGACGAGCCGACCTACGAGGCCCAGCAGCAGCCCGGCTACGGCTGGTCCTCGGGCGGCCCGGCGGCCCCGGTGACCC
This DNA window, taken from Saccharothrix variisporea, encodes the following:
- a CDS encoding WXG100 family type VII secretion target gives rise to the protein MAEPTWEEVKAVLDDPNVSEDKKQSLMEAYGFRHFNLNDEQEKYADRYDVTETWKYGALPNFSSKQLEDRMAEAKAESETKSYNSREQTKAVNEGKTALDGKQPPSASGVGTKNSNELFDVGKAGLKVFEKFLPIWNNRPGDCLGNTTNLDYGNHIEKPYNEQRGIDFHKLLAEADEFSSAKAKVDEMRGDVDAQLKGLYGEWKGQAADKSHEHYSDQIVPKITELSDGLNGAAELTRTAVTGVFQLCKSKADEVLEMYREQIGQADTYMAEKVVSFARGEGDYSKDRVREIAGWVDSKMGSNIADRLNDDDCKLNDENKKYAIDQCKRWIQQSFNVEFWGLYTQFKNLNETTKSSVDQKWETLSSYMAGFENPFPAASGGDDKGGNDGNGNGNGNGKGTPPGGGGTPPGGGGMPGGGGTPGGGGMPEVPKPENPLDKDGDGKPDDVKIPGDTDGDGKIDDLDGDGKKDDLDGDGKPDKLKGEEEPETVTIKSGDNEIKVTEPDERGHVQITVDTPTSEPKTYDVDFSNNPDALKALTGQNGGAALAGALAGATPVSGSTPTPGGGTPGGPGVGVTAGGGEGGAIPVEAGADGKALIELDGLAITAEVDPLTGEINLTVDNGDGTPEEYGVEFGEDKPDDGKAGIPTIPDDVTTLPADVTPGQPDVRAMPFEGGAETLIGQESGAAVGAAMGGPVGEPLIASPETGFGGGFGQEGGFSGGPTAPDPGFGGFGEGGFSGGPTAPDPGFGGFGQEGGFSGAPTAPDPGFGGGFGPGGGAEPLIGQPTPAVGFTDPAGVAADPGFAPGQGGPGQGGPAGGPIGAPIGGPGGGFAPGGPGGGFAPGGPGGGFGPGGGFAPGGGPEFGQGGGYGQGGGGFGGGGPQFGHHEPGFVAHDTSGTTTTSGASVFGAGGGPTGFGGADSVWGAPASDNTWNSPSGSADQGLASSMNTSEAGQAGSASLPSMTDSHGQQSGSPMAGGMMGGGMPMGGGMAGGGQQGGGDTERSPGQWRTTGSLFDDDASLSRVQGVLGEEGR